The following proteins are co-located in the Doryrhamphus excisus isolate RoL2022-K1 chromosome 3, RoL_Dexc_1.0, whole genome shotgun sequence genome:
- the grb7 gene encoding growth factor receptor-bound protein 7 — translation MEVTGSWTEVFETTAAVGVGGPPLMADGAAVRRSEPIAITSNRMKRAESFSSSAPSIPNPFPELCSPSKSLVTMATLAAPSGDKHLVKVFGEDSYGRSLWVGAGATARDVCQMLVQTAHCSDQENWALLEVHPDLGLERCLEDHEAVLEVQASWPLKGDTRLVFCKNYAKYEFFRKPTLFFPTTMISDSSDVSRGMTPSQLIQNLLQSGACPEIQGFLHVKEPNRKAWKRVYFFLRRSGLYCSTKGSSKEPRHLQYVADLQDLNVHNVVNARKLYAAPADFTFCIKPSKRPVRLQDLKILCADSEQTRTCWTSAFRLFKYGKQLQCNYQRSKSSRRSLDGTNLGDGKAKSEASLVAMDFSGNAGGRVLQNPTEVRSAEREEGQAWRRREALRYSLPNLSSASRPSAVHVTQPWFHGGVSRKEAQRLIEKQGLIDGMFLIRESQQHAQCFVLSLCYQLSTKHYLIIPCEDGGRKYLTMDDGATLFMDLLQLVEFHQANRGILPVCLKHPCVCVAL, via the exons ATGGAGGTGACGGGTTCCTGGACGGAAGTCTTTGAGACGACTGCGGcagttggggtgggggggccgcCACTGATGGCCGATGGCGCCGCCGTCCGCCGCTCAGAGCCCATCGCCATCACCTCCAACAG gatGAAAAGGGCGGAGTCTTTCTCGTCCTCGGCTCCCTCCATCCCGAACCCTTTTCCCGAGCTGTGCAGCCCTTCAAAGTCCCTCGTTACCATGGCGACGCTTGCAGCGCCATCTGGCGACAAACAC CTCGTGAAGGTGTTTGGCGAGGACAGCTACGGGCGCTCGCTGTGGGTCGGCGCCGGCGCCACTGCCAGAGATGTGTGTCAGATGTTGGTCCAGACGGCCCACTGCAGCGATCAGGAGAACTGGGCACTGCTGGAGGTTCATCCCGATCTCGGCCTCG AAAGGTGTCTGGAGGACCATGAGGCGGTGCTGGAGGTCCAGGCCAGCTGGCCCCTGAAGGGGGACACCAGACTGGTGTTCTGCAAGAACTACGCCAAATACGAGTTCTTCCGCAAGCCCACG CTCTTTTTCCCGACCACCATGATCTCTGACAGTTCCGATGTCAGCAGGGGGATGACGCCATCACAGCTCATCCAG AACCTGCTCCAATCGGGAGCGTGTCCCGAGATCCAAGGGTTCCTTCACGTCAAGGAGCCCAACCGCAAGGCCTGGAAGAGAGTCTACTTCTTCCTGCGGCGCTCCGGACTCTACTGCTCCACCAAAGGCTCGTCCAAG GAACCTCGTCACCTGCAGTATGTGGCCGACCTTCAGGACCTGAACGTGCACAACGTGGTCAACGCTCGCAAACTATACGCCGCGCCCGCCGACTTCACCTTCTGTATCAAA CCTTCAAAGAGACCAGTTCGTCTTCAGGACTTGAAGATTCTGTGTGCCGACAGCGAGCAGACCAGAACTTGTTGGACGTCCGCGTTCAGATTATTCAAG tacgGGAAGCAGCTGCAGTGTAACTACCAACGATCCAAGTCCAGCCGGCGAAGCCTGGATGGAACCAACTTGGGAGATGGCAAA gccaaGTCGGAGGCCAGCCTGGTGGCCATGGACTTCTCGGGGAACGCCGGTGGCCGCGTACTTCAGAATCCCACAGAGGTTCGGAGCGCCGAGCGAGAGGAAGGCCAAGCCTGGAGG CGTAGAGAAGCGCTGAGGTACAGTCTGCCCAACTTAAGCTCCGCCTCCAGACCGTCGG CCGTGCACGTGACGCAGCCGTGGTTCCACGGGGGCGTGTCCAGGAAAGAAGCACAGAGGCTGATCGAGAAGCAGGGCCTCATCGACGG catgtTCCTGATCCGTGAGAGCCAGCAGCACGCCCAGTGCTTCGTGTTGTCCCTGTGCTACCAGTTGAGCACCAAACACTACCTGATCATCCCC TGCGAGGACGGCGGCAGGAAGTACTTGACCATGGACGACGGCGCCACCTTGTTCATGGACCTTCTGCAGCTGGTGGAGTTCCATCAGGCCAACAGGGGCATCCTTCCCGTCTGCCTCAAACATCCGTGCGTGTGCGTGGCGCTGTGA
- the LOC131125113 gene encoding SRC kinase signaling inhibitor 1-like isoform X1, translated as MGNSSFPGREKRKAPMISAGDAEFPRDYHTLAGSVRARRIKDASNGGFTSSSLDRRHNTVAAKSLEALNSIHKADIERQRDALMELQKNKLTSSPGSLSLGGATRGRQQQPSNYWSFKSRTPRVTRLSPTQPVLVDQAGRVSFASTEHLEAMSESDVPMGFNRMNRLRQSLPLARSSSQAKLRAPGILFLQFGEETRRVHLTHELSSLDTLRALIVHVFPQRLTMAALRSPTTALLIKDETRNVFYELEDPRDVQDRCVIKIYCKEPVYGTFPGHQNPHLANGDLRREMAYATQDSPPSRRLANAPMSSQHSSASSSPPHGSPSRTRLLYSGGRPSSYAGPPHHPHSSPHHSQPAFCATSSAILERRDVKPDDEVGGSRSVVLLRADERGGGGIYADPYSLAVETNRISLANAPHSPLASRSDPYGSLYRRGGGGSVRSLTSYSAAALQGELMESGALYRPGGPLYNDAYAASVLAVGLRVPPPSSPQKIPDMRDSYASTLPTRGSPGRPGLRRDSVTSSLCGDSPKSRGQGSGLGLTSEQLCLMAGDGGGARGFASPLLGNETETRERMEVMEKQIASLTGLLQRVLSRAPDAESPDKMESASDGSGTDPGPAKIKKAVTPSAPLALMPPPPPLGAHQPVAVSRVQMQHHLQGLQQSTNALRTQLSQLRSMQLENRDAVVALLRQTEAELSVMMLEASPPQEDPLQRQRLLVEEERLKYLNQEEMLIQKLHDLEKWVEDLQRRRGLVSERDVEQRSQELSVLGETLSQLKNQFPGLQSRMRVVLRVEVEAVKFLKEEPHRLEALLKRCNSVSDTLSALRRQVSEGAQKDLEDTSGSAQKSSEDVDMVESPPLSLADLGADSGLADWIPGPSPAPELDNTVPLTFRGRATDELQSRRPADKCVSAEVRLAAERDWEEKRASLTQFSAQDINRLLEETQAELMKAIPDLDFATRAVNKPAVPPKPQLSAPIAAAAAAAAASEQTPGKVQLAAQKLNSLEGAGSHRGSVDLGVVRCRSEKPSKSPPPPPPRRSFPSALGLTAARMGDTAVTNKSLKMDEDGEIPKALVKLRRTPSENPRPASTPPVMAPSGLQNEDDREKIVAEQENGSSATLLKGPTVAARLKHLEQGNQERNVGRRSKEEVKVVQGGQQQVFHF; from the exons ATGGGCAATTCCTCCTTCCCAG GTCGAGAGAAGAGAAAGGCTCCAATGATCTCCGCCGGTGATGCCGAATTCCCCCGGGACTACCACACGCTGGCCGGCAGCGTCAGGGCCCGGCGGATCAAGGACGCCTCCAACGGGGGTTTCACGTCGTCTTCGCTGGACCGCCGCCACAACACGGTGGCGGCCAAGAGCCTGGAGGCCCTGAACAGCATCCACAAGGCGGACATCGAACGGCAGCGGGACGCCCTGATGGAGCTCCAGAAGAACAAGTTGACGAGCAGCCCTGGCAGCTTGTCGCTAGGGGGCGCAACGAGAGGACGCCAG CAGCAGCCGAGTAACTACTGGAGCTTCAAG AGCCGCACGCCACGCGTGACCCGACTTAGCCCGACGCAGCCGGTTCTGGTGGATCAGGCCGGCAGGGTTTCCTTCGCGTCAACAGAACATCTGGAGGCCATGTCCGAGTCCGACGTTCCGATGGGTTTCAACCGGATGAACCGGCTCCGTCAGAGCCTGCCGTTGGCCCGATCGTCCAGCCAGGCCAAACTGCGGGCACCAG GGATCCTGTTCCTGCAATTTGGGGAGGAGACACGCAGGGTGCACCTGACTCACGAGCTGAGCAGCCTGGACACGCTGAGGGCGCTCATCGTACACGTGTTCCCTCAGAGGCTCACCATGGCCGCGCTCAG GTCACCCACCACTGCTCTGCTGATCAAAGACGAGACTCGGAATGTCTTCTATGAGCTGGAAGACCCGCGAGATGTTCAGGACCGATGCGTCATCAAAATCTACTGCAAGGAACCCGTTTACGGAACCTTCCCCGGGCACCAGAACCCCCACTTGGCCAACGGAGACCTGCGG CGGGAGATGGCCTACGCCACCCAGGACTCGCCCCCGTCTCGCCGCCTCGCCAACGCTCCCATGTCGTCCCAGCATTCCTCCGCTTCATCCTCGCCTCCTCATGGCTCCCCGTCGCGCACACGCCTACTCTACAGTGGCGGGCGGCCCTCCTCGTACGCCGGGCCGCCCCACCACCCGCACTCCTCCCCCCACCACAGCCAGCCGGCGTTCTGCGCAACCTCCAGCGCCATTTTGGAGCGTCGTGACGTCAAGCCCGATGATGAAGTGGGCGGGTCCAGAAGCGTGGTGCTGCTGCGCGCTGACGAACGCGGGGGAGGGGGCATCTACGCCGACCCCTACTCTCTGGCTGTGGAGACCAATCGTATTAGTCTCGCCAACGCGCCGCACTCGCCGCTTGCCAGCAGGAGCGACCCGTACGGGTCCCTGTACCGGCGAGGAGGGGGTGGGTCCGTGCGTTCGCTGACATCCTACTCGGCCGCTGCGTTACAAGGGGAGCTGATGGAGAGTGGCGCCCTCTACAGACCGGGCGGCCCACTTTACAACGACGCCTACGCCGCATCGGTGTTGGCCGTGGGCCTGCGCGTGCCTCCCCCCTCGTCCCCTCAGAAGATTCCTGACATGCGAGACTCGTACGCCAGCACCCTCCCCACTCGCGGCTCCCCTGGAAGACCCGGTCTACGCCGGGACTCGGTGACGTCCTCGCTGTGCGGGGACAGTCCCAAAAGCAGGGGTCAAGGATCAGGGCTGGGTTTGACCTCGGAGCAGCTCTGCCTCATGGCTGGAGATGGGGGCGGGGCCAGAGGCTTCGCATCGCCTCTCCTCGGCAACGAGACGGAAACCAG GGAGCGCATGGAGGTCATGGAGAAGCAGATCGCCAGCCTGACTGGTTTGCTACAGCGCGTCCTCAGCAGGGCGCCGGACGCCGAAAGCCC GGACAAAATGGAGTCAGCTAGCGACGGCTCGGGAACCGACC CTGGACCTGCTAAAATAAAGAAAG CCGTGACGCCGTCGGCGCCACTGGCCCTGatgccgccgccaccgccgctggGCGCCCACCAGCCGGTGGCGGTGTCCCGTGTGCAGATGCAGCACCACCTGCAGGGCCTGCAGCAGAGCACCAACGCGCTTCGCACGCAGCTTTCGCAGCTACGTAGCATGCAG CTGGAAAACCGGGACGCCGTGGTGGCTCTGCTGAGGCAGACTGAGGCGGAGCTAAGCGTCATGATGCTGGAGGCTTCGCCCCCTCAGGAAGACCCCCTGCAGAGACAGCGCCTCCTAGTGGAGGAGGAGCGTCTCAAGTACCTGAACCAGGAGGAGATGTTGATACAGAAGCTGCA CGACCTTGAGAAGTGGGTGGAGGATCTGCAGAGGAGACGCGGCCTAGTGAGCGAGCGCGACGTGGAGCAGAGGAGTCAGGAGCTCAGCGTCCTGGGAGAGACGCTCAGTCAGCTCAAGA ACCAGTTCCCGGGCCTGCAGAGTCGGATGCGGGTGGTCCTGCGCGTGGAGGTGGAGGCGGTCAAGTTCCTGAAAGAGGAACCTCATCGTTTGGAAGCGCTACTCAAACGCTGCAACAGCGTCAGCGACACGCTAAGCGCGCTGCGCAG ACAAGTCAGCGAGGGCGCCCAGAAGGACCTGGAAGACACTTCCGGCTCAGCGCAGAAGAGTTCGGAGGACGTGGACATGGTGGAAAGTCCTCCGCTTAGCCTTGCTGACCTTGGCGCAGACTCAGGCCTTGCCGATTGGATCcccggcccgagccccgcccccGAGCTGGACAATACGGTGCCGTTGACTTTCAGAGGTCGAGCCACAGATGAGTTGCAGAGTCGGCGCCCAGCTGATAAATGCGTGTCGGCCGAGGTCAGACTG gCGGCGGAGCGAGACTGGGAGGAGAAGCGTGCCAGTTTGACTCAGTTCAGCGCTCAGGACATCAACCGCCTGCTGGAGGAGACGCAGGCCGAGCTGATGAAGGCCATTCCCGACCTGGACTTTGCCACCAGGGCCGTCAACAAGCCGGCGGTGCCGCCCAAGCCGCAACTCAGCGCGCccatcgccgccgccgccgccgccgccgccgccagcgAGCAGACGCCTGGCAAAGTGCAGCTAGCGGCCCAGAAGCTCAACAGTCTGGAGGGGGCGGGGTCTCATCGAGGCTCTG TGGACCTGGGCGTGGTCAGGTGCCGCAGTGAGAAGCCCTCCAAGtctccgccgcctcctccgcctcGTCGAAGTTTCCCGTCGGCCCTCGGACTGACCGCCGCCCGTATGGGCGACACCGCCGTGACCAATAAGAGTCTGAAG ATGGACGAGGACGGCGAGATCCCGAAAGCTCTCGTCAAGCTGAGGCGGACCCCTTCTGAGAACCCCCGACCGGCCTCCACGCCGCCCGTCATGGCGCCATCAGGACTTCAGAACGAGGATGACAGGGAGAAGATTGTCGCTGAGCAGGAG AACGGCAGCAGCGCCACCTTGCTCAAAGGTCCAACGGTCGCAGCTCGCCTTAAACACCTTGAGCAAGGCAACCAGGAGAGGAATGTGGGCCGCAGGTCCAAAGAGGAAGTCAAAGTAGTCCAGGGAGGGCAACAGCAGGTATTCCACTTCTAG
- the LOC131125113 gene encoding SRC kinase signaling inhibitor 1-like isoform X2, whose protein sequence is MGNSSFPGREKRKAPMISAGDAEFPRDYHTLAGSVRARRIKDASNGGFTSSSLDRRHNTVAAKSLEALNSIHKADIERQRDALMELQKNKLTSSPGSLSLGGATRGRQQQPSNYWSFKSRTPRVTRLSPTQPVLVDQAGRVSFASTEHLEAMSESDVPMGFNRMNRLRQSLPLARSSSQAKLRAPGILFLQFGEETRRVHLTHELSSLDTLRALIVHVFPQRLTMAALRSPTTALLIKDETRNVFYELEDPRDVQDRCVIKIYCKEPVYGTFPGHQNPHLANGDLRREMAYATQDSPPSRRLANAPMSSQHSSASSSPPHGSPSRTRLLYSGGRPSSYAGPPHHPHSSPHHSQPAFCATSSAILERRDVKPDDEVGGSRSVVLLRADERGGGGIYADPYSLAVETNRISLANAPHSPLASRSDPYGSLYRRGGGGSVRSLTSYSAAALQGELMESGALYRPGGPLYNDAYAASVLAVGLRVPPPSSPQKIPDMRDSYASTLPTRGSPGRPGLRRDSVTSSLCGDSPKSRGQGSGLGLTSEQLCLMAGDGGGARGFASPLLGNETETRERMEVMEKQIASLTGLLQRVLSRAPDAESPDKMESASDGSGTDPGPAKIKKAVTPSAPLALMPPPPPLGAHQPVAVSRVQMQHHLQGLQQSTNALRTQLSQLRSMQLENRDAVVALLRQTEAELSVMMLEASPPQEDPLQRQRLLVEEERLKYLNQEEMLIQKLHDLEKWVEDLQRRRGLVSERDVEQRSQELSVLGETLSQLKNQFPGLQSRMRVVLRVEVEAVKFLKEEPHRLEALLKRCNSVSDTLSALRRQVSEGAQKDLEDTSGSAQKSSEDVDMVESPPLSLADLGADSGLADWIPGPSPAPELDNTVPLTFRGRATDELQSRRPADKCVSAEAAERDWEEKRASLTQFSAQDINRLLEETQAELMKAIPDLDFATRAVNKPAVPPKPQLSAPIAAAAAAAAASEQTPGKVQLAAQKLNSLEGAGSHRGSVDLGVVRCRSEKPSKSPPPPPPRRSFPSALGLTAARMGDTAVTNKSLKMDEDGEIPKALVKLRRTPSENPRPASTPPVMAPSGLQNEDDREKIVAEQENGSSATLLKGPTVAARLKHLEQGNQERNVGRRSKEEVKVVQGGQQQVFHF, encoded by the exons ATGGGCAATTCCTCCTTCCCAG GTCGAGAGAAGAGAAAGGCTCCAATGATCTCCGCCGGTGATGCCGAATTCCCCCGGGACTACCACACGCTGGCCGGCAGCGTCAGGGCCCGGCGGATCAAGGACGCCTCCAACGGGGGTTTCACGTCGTCTTCGCTGGACCGCCGCCACAACACGGTGGCGGCCAAGAGCCTGGAGGCCCTGAACAGCATCCACAAGGCGGACATCGAACGGCAGCGGGACGCCCTGATGGAGCTCCAGAAGAACAAGTTGACGAGCAGCCCTGGCAGCTTGTCGCTAGGGGGCGCAACGAGAGGACGCCAG CAGCAGCCGAGTAACTACTGGAGCTTCAAG AGCCGCACGCCACGCGTGACCCGACTTAGCCCGACGCAGCCGGTTCTGGTGGATCAGGCCGGCAGGGTTTCCTTCGCGTCAACAGAACATCTGGAGGCCATGTCCGAGTCCGACGTTCCGATGGGTTTCAACCGGATGAACCGGCTCCGTCAGAGCCTGCCGTTGGCCCGATCGTCCAGCCAGGCCAAACTGCGGGCACCAG GGATCCTGTTCCTGCAATTTGGGGAGGAGACACGCAGGGTGCACCTGACTCACGAGCTGAGCAGCCTGGACACGCTGAGGGCGCTCATCGTACACGTGTTCCCTCAGAGGCTCACCATGGCCGCGCTCAG GTCACCCACCACTGCTCTGCTGATCAAAGACGAGACTCGGAATGTCTTCTATGAGCTGGAAGACCCGCGAGATGTTCAGGACCGATGCGTCATCAAAATCTACTGCAAGGAACCCGTTTACGGAACCTTCCCCGGGCACCAGAACCCCCACTTGGCCAACGGAGACCTGCGG CGGGAGATGGCCTACGCCACCCAGGACTCGCCCCCGTCTCGCCGCCTCGCCAACGCTCCCATGTCGTCCCAGCATTCCTCCGCTTCATCCTCGCCTCCTCATGGCTCCCCGTCGCGCACACGCCTACTCTACAGTGGCGGGCGGCCCTCCTCGTACGCCGGGCCGCCCCACCACCCGCACTCCTCCCCCCACCACAGCCAGCCGGCGTTCTGCGCAACCTCCAGCGCCATTTTGGAGCGTCGTGACGTCAAGCCCGATGATGAAGTGGGCGGGTCCAGAAGCGTGGTGCTGCTGCGCGCTGACGAACGCGGGGGAGGGGGCATCTACGCCGACCCCTACTCTCTGGCTGTGGAGACCAATCGTATTAGTCTCGCCAACGCGCCGCACTCGCCGCTTGCCAGCAGGAGCGACCCGTACGGGTCCCTGTACCGGCGAGGAGGGGGTGGGTCCGTGCGTTCGCTGACATCCTACTCGGCCGCTGCGTTACAAGGGGAGCTGATGGAGAGTGGCGCCCTCTACAGACCGGGCGGCCCACTTTACAACGACGCCTACGCCGCATCGGTGTTGGCCGTGGGCCTGCGCGTGCCTCCCCCCTCGTCCCCTCAGAAGATTCCTGACATGCGAGACTCGTACGCCAGCACCCTCCCCACTCGCGGCTCCCCTGGAAGACCCGGTCTACGCCGGGACTCGGTGACGTCCTCGCTGTGCGGGGACAGTCCCAAAAGCAGGGGTCAAGGATCAGGGCTGGGTTTGACCTCGGAGCAGCTCTGCCTCATGGCTGGAGATGGGGGCGGGGCCAGAGGCTTCGCATCGCCTCTCCTCGGCAACGAGACGGAAACCAG GGAGCGCATGGAGGTCATGGAGAAGCAGATCGCCAGCCTGACTGGTTTGCTACAGCGCGTCCTCAGCAGGGCGCCGGACGCCGAAAGCCC GGACAAAATGGAGTCAGCTAGCGACGGCTCGGGAACCGACC CTGGACCTGCTAAAATAAAGAAAG CCGTGACGCCGTCGGCGCCACTGGCCCTGatgccgccgccaccgccgctggGCGCCCACCAGCCGGTGGCGGTGTCCCGTGTGCAGATGCAGCACCACCTGCAGGGCCTGCAGCAGAGCACCAACGCGCTTCGCACGCAGCTTTCGCAGCTACGTAGCATGCAG CTGGAAAACCGGGACGCCGTGGTGGCTCTGCTGAGGCAGACTGAGGCGGAGCTAAGCGTCATGATGCTGGAGGCTTCGCCCCCTCAGGAAGACCCCCTGCAGAGACAGCGCCTCCTAGTGGAGGAGGAGCGTCTCAAGTACCTGAACCAGGAGGAGATGTTGATACAGAAGCTGCA CGACCTTGAGAAGTGGGTGGAGGATCTGCAGAGGAGACGCGGCCTAGTGAGCGAGCGCGACGTGGAGCAGAGGAGTCAGGAGCTCAGCGTCCTGGGAGAGACGCTCAGTCAGCTCAAGA ACCAGTTCCCGGGCCTGCAGAGTCGGATGCGGGTGGTCCTGCGCGTGGAGGTGGAGGCGGTCAAGTTCCTGAAAGAGGAACCTCATCGTTTGGAAGCGCTACTCAAACGCTGCAACAGCGTCAGCGACACGCTAAGCGCGCTGCGCAG ACAAGTCAGCGAGGGCGCCCAGAAGGACCTGGAAGACACTTCCGGCTCAGCGCAGAAGAGTTCGGAGGACGTGGACATGGTGGAAAGTCCTCCGCTTAGCCTTGCTGACCTTGGCGCAGACTCAGGCCTTGCCGATTGGATCcccggcccgagccccgcccccGAGCTGGACAATACGGTGCCGTTGACTTTCAGAGGTCGAGCCACAGATGAGTTGCAGAGTCGGCGCCCAGCTGATAAATGCGTGTCGGCCGAG gCGGCGGAGCGAGACTGGGAGGAGAAGCGTGCCAGTTTGACTCAGTTCAGCGCTCAGGACATCAACCGCCTGCTGGAGGAGACGCAGGCCGAGCTGATGAAGGCCATTCCCGACCTGGACTTTGCCACCAGGGCCGTCAACAAGCCGGCGGTGCCGCCCAAGCCGCAACTCAGCGCGCccatcgccgccgccgccgccgccgccgccgccagcgAGCAGACGCCTGGCAAAGTGCAGCTAGCGGCCCAGAAGCTCAACAGTCTGGAGGGGGCGGGGTCTCATCGAGGCTCTG TGGACCTGGGCGTGGTCAGGTGCCGCAGTGAGAAGCCCTCCAAGtctccgccgcctcctccgcctcGTCGAAGTTTCCCGTCGGCCCTCGGACTGACCGCCGCCCGTATGGGCGACACCGCCGTGACCAATAAGAGTCTGAAG ATGGACGAGGACGGCGAGATCCCGAAAGCTCTCGTCAAGCTGAGGCGGACCCCTTCTGAGAACCCCCGACCGGCCTCCACGCCGCCCGTCATGGCGCCATCAGGACTTCAGAACGAGGATGACAGGGAGAAGATTGTCGCTGAGCAGGAG AACGGCAGCAGCGCCACCTTGCTCAAAGGTCCAACGGTCGCAGCTCGCCTTAAACACCTTGAGCAAGGCAACCAGGAGAGGAATGTGGGCCGCAGGTCCAAAGAGGAAGTCAAAGTAGTCCAGGGAGGGCAACAGCAGGTATTCCACTTCTAG
- the ccr10 gene encoding C-C chemokine receptor type 10, translating into MASDLGEDLLDVYDFDADYFNFSLQNYSVMDEDGEEDWCEAGEHERTIKLFQTCLLAIIFLFGTAGNGLVMVTLVAYRRLRSMTNIFLSQLALADLLLLVTLPLQAADTNVGWIFSTAACKMVRACYAINTYSGLMLLACISVDRYLAVARPQRRLRSQMLQRGKMAAVGVWLAAALLSLPEVLFSGVSGSGSDAYCGVLTSGEVKMAANGAVTGVFGLSFLVMVACYSMVARVLWAGTAAGRAKCWRRQRTLKLMAALVLLFVVFQLPHSVVLSLKMATPFCALLPEYVTCTLAYTRCCLNPVMYALVGVRFRNDVLKLLPHVCGLCARRTSWRADGAASTACLPTSREITPPATWHSSLTP; encoded by the coding sequence ATGGCGTCCGATTTGGGAGAGGATCTTCTCGACGTTTACGACTTCGACGCAGACTACTTCAACTTCTCGCTGCAGAATTATAGCGTCATGGACGAGGACGGAGAAGAGGACTGGTGTGAGGCGGGCGAACACGAGCGGACCATCAAGTTGTTCCAGACGTGCCTTTTGGCCATCATCTTCCTGTTTGGAACGGCAGGAAACGGCCTGGTGATGGTCACCTTGGTGGCGTACCGACGTCTGCGTTCCATGACGAACATCTTCCTGTCGCAGCTGGCGCTGGCGGACCTGCTCCTGCTGGTCACGCTGCCGCTACAGGCGGCGGACACCAACGTGGGCTGGATCTTCTCGACTGCGGCGTGCAAGATGGTGCGCGCGTGCTACGCCATCAACACGTACAGCGGCCTGATGCTGCTGGCGTGCATCAGCGTGGACCGCTACCTGGCTGTCGCTCGACCACAGCGACGTCTGCGTTCTCAGATGTTACAGCGTGGAAAGATGGCGGCGGTGGGGGTGTGGCTGGCGGCGGCGCTGCTCAGCTTGCCTGAGGTTTTGTTCTCCGGCGTGTCGGGCTCGGGGAGCGACGCGTACTGCGGTGTTCTGACCAGCGGGGAAGTGAAAATGGCCGCCAACGGAGCAGTCACCGGCGTCTTCGGTCTGTCGTTCCTGGTGATGGTGGCGTGCTACTCGATGGTGGCTCGTGTGCTGTGGGCGGGGACGGCAGCGGGGCGGGCCAAGTGTTGGCGGCGTCAACGCACCTTGAAGCTGATGGCGGCGCTCGTGCTGCTCTTCGTGGTCTTCCAGCTGCCGCACAGCGTGGTGCTGTCACTGAAGATGGCCACGCCCTTTTGCGCCCTGCTGCCCGAGTACGTCACGTGCACGTTAGCTTACACTCGCTGCTGTCTCAACCCTGTCATGTACGCGCTGGTGGGCGTGCGCTTCCGCAACGATGTGCTCAAGCTCCTCCCACACGTGTGCGGCCTCTGCGCGCGAAGGACAAGCTGGCGGGCCGACGGCGCTGCCTCAACGGCCTGCTTGCCGACGTCACGCGAGATCACGCCACCCGCCACTTGGCATTCATCCTTGACCCCGTAG